The proteins below come from a single Myripristis murdjan chromosome 10, fMyrMur1.1, whole genome shotgun sequence genomic window:
- the LOC115366948 gene encoding protocadherin gamma-A2-like, with protein MSTTTIGWQVLLFFSLLSLISVIGQVSYTIPEEMTKGALIGNVAEDLGLDVKRLKSGKARIYTGDSAEYIELNKEKGVLLIKDRIDREALCRQTVPCAINFQIIMENPMEFYSVVIEITDVNDNPPTFERSEMKYEITESALTGTKFVLDRAIDRDVGVNGLSSYTLKPIDNFVLKTISRGDGSKNVEMVLQKQLDREKHEHVSLILTAVDGGEPQLSGTMQIVITVLDANDNAPVCSKPEYKASVTENSPVGTVITTVSATDIDKGNNGKVSYIIPKSEEAGNFEIEVYTGVLTLAGNLDYEKRKFYELDVQVVDQGGLSDACKVIVEVIDANDNKPSINIMSKSLSISENVKPGTVVTMLNIQDLDSGGNGKVQCVLDENIPIAMKSTTNTFFTVVTESDLDRERASEYNITVTCSDEGVPSLSSSVTLTLQISDVNDNAPVFERSSYEAYIVENNTPGLSIFTVKARDADWNQNARVSYILEDSSVNGVPVSSYVSVSADSGVIHAVRSFDYEQIKDFHFRVKAQDGGSPPLSSIASVKILIQDQNDNAPQVLYPVQTGGSLVAEMVPRSAEVGYLVTKVVAVDVDSGQNAWLSYKLQKATDRALFEVGLQNGEIRTIRQVTDKDAVKQRLTVVVEDNGQPSRSATVIVNVAVADSFPEVLSEFTDFTQDKEYNDNLTFYLVLALAVVSFLFITCLVVIISVKIYRWRQSRILYQSNLPVIPYYPPRYSDTLGTGTLPHVYNYEVCRTTDSRKSDCKFGRAGSQNVLIMEPSSTGTMQRIQNENSILDEPDSPLEVRIISLSC; from the coding sequence ATGTCGACCACAACCATAGGATGGCAAGTActgctgtttttctcactgctctctctcatttcaGTAATCGGGCAGGTCAGCTACACTATTCCCGAGGAGATGACGAAAGGTGCTCTTATTGGCAATGTAGCGGAAGATTTAGGTTTGGATGTGAAAAGGCTTAAATCAGGCAAAGCTCGTATTTATACCGGTGACAGTGCAGAATATATCGAactgaacaaagaaaaaggagTGCTCCTCATCAAAGACAGGATTGACAGAGAGGCGCTCTGCAGACAGACGGTACCTTGCGCAATCAATTTCCAAATTATTATGGAAAATCCAATGGAGTTTTACTCAGTTGTAATCGAAATAACTGATGTGAACGATAATCCTCCGACATTTGAgagaagtgaaatgaaatatgaaatcacAGAGTCAGCCCTAACAGGAACTAAATTCGTCTTGGACAGAGCGATAGACCGTGATGTCGGTGTCAACGGCCTAAGCAGCTACACCCTAAAGCCCATTGATAATTTCGTTTTGAAAACAATCAGCCGTGGAGATGGGAGTAAAAATGTTGAGATGGTTTTACAGAAACAATTAGACCGAGAGAAACATGAGCATGTATCACTGATATTAACTGCTGTGGATGGTGGTGAGCCACAGCTCTCAGGGACCATGCAGATTGTAATAACTGTATTAGACGCCAATGACAATGCGCCTGTTTGTTCAAAACCGGAATACAAAGCGAGTGTTACTGAGAATTCTCCTGTTGGCACTGTAATAACTACAGTCAGTGCTACAGATATTGATAAAGGCAATAATGGGAAAGTATCATACATCATTCCGAAATCAGAAGAAGCAGGTAATTTCGAAATTGAAGTCTACACCGGAGTATTGACACTGGCTGGAAATCTAGattatgaaaaaagaaaattttacGAGTTAGACGTTCAGGTGGTGGATCAGGGAGGCCTGTCAGATGCGTGTAAAGTAATTGTGGAGGTGATTGATGCGAATGACAACAAGCCATCGATTAACATTATGTCTAAATCGCTCAGCATATCTGAAAACGTTAAACCAGGAACTGTTGTAACGATGCTTAACATCCAGGATCTAGACTCTGGTGGTAATGGCAAAGTCCAGTGTGTGTTAGACGAAAATATTCCAATTGCAATGAAATCAACGACAAATACCTTCTTTACTGTCGTGACAGAGAGTGAtttagacagagagagggccTCTGAGTACAATATCACAGTGACTTGCTCTGATGAGggtgtcccctctctctccagcagcgTCACTCTCACTTTACAGATTTCAGATGTGAATGATAACGCGCCTGTCTTTGAGAGGAGTTCATATGAGGCCTACATTGTAGAAAACAACACCCCAGGCCTTTCTATATTCACAGTGAAAGCTAGAGACGCTGACTGGAACCAGAATGCCCGTGTCTCTTACATACTGGAGGACTCCTCGGTTAATGGAGTGCCCGTCTCCTCGTATGTGTCTGTCAGTGCTGATAGTGGAGTCATCCATGCAGTGCGCTCTTTTGACTACGAGCAGATCAAAGATTTCCATTTTCGCGTCAAAGCGCAGGATGGAGGCTCTCCTCCACTGAGTAGCATTGCGAGTGTGAAAATACTGATCCAGGACCAGAACGACAACGCCCCTCAGGTTCTGTACCCAGTCCAGACTGGTGGCTCTCTGGTGGCTGAAATGGTGCCTCGTTCAGCAGAGGTGGGCTATCTGGTGACCAAAGTGGTGGCTGTTGATGTGGACTCTGGCCAGAATGCCTGGCTCTCCTATAAACTGCAGAAAGCCACAGACAGGGCGCTGTTCGAAGTGGGCTTACAGAACGGGGAAATCAGAACTATCCGCCAAGTCACTGATAAAGATGCTGTGAAACAAAGGCTGACTGTTGTGGTGGAGGACAACGGCCAGCCCTCTCGTTCAGCTACAGTCATTGTTAACGTGGCGGTGGCGGACAGCTTCCCTGAAGTGCTGTCGGAGTTCACTGACTTTACACAGGACAAGGAGTACAATGACAACCTGACTTTTTACTTGGTCTTGGCTTTGGCTGTGGTTTCCTTTCTGTTCATCACGTGCCTGGTGGTTATTATATCAGTGAAAATCTACAGATGGAGACAGTCTCGCATCCTTTATCAGTCCAACCTGCCGGTGATTCCATATTATCCCCCACGTTACTCAGACACTTTGGGAACAGGGACTCTCCCACACGTGTACAATTACGAGGTGTGCAGGACAACTGACTCGAGAAAGAGTGACTGTAAGTTCGGCAGAGCCGGTAGTCAGAATGTCCTGATAATGGAGCCCAGTTCAACAGGGACGATGCAGCGGATACAGAATGAGAACAGCATCCTGGATGAACCGGACTCTCCTCTCGAGGTTAGAATTATTTCACTCTCATGTTAA